In the Silurus meridionalis isolate SWU-2019-XX chromosome 6, ASM1480568v1, whole genome shotgun sequence genome, one interval contains:
- the zdhhc21 gene encoding palmitoyltransferase ZDHHC21 isoform X1, producing MKLRIHFVVDPMGWACLSMVLFIWLYNTILIPKLVLLPHYAEGHIPGAVVVCYYLASLLCVTALIRASTADPGRLAQDPKIPLAEREHWELCNKCNLMRPKRSHHCSRCGHCVRRMDHHCPWINNCVGEDNHWLFLQLCFYTQILSLYTLVLDFCQYYYFQPLDIADKELFTARHELALLRASCFMGLIMFGGMGSLFHSQLTGILSDTTTIEKMSHSLEGISAHRSWQQSLAEVFGTRWKLLWFLPFRSRRPLYPNSSSHLSV from the exons atgAAGCTGCGGATACACTTCGTGGTGGACCCCATGGGCTGGGCCTGCCTCAGCATGGTGCTGTTCATCTGGCTCTACAACACCATCCTCATCCCCAAGCTGGTGCTGCTGCCACACTATGCTGAAGGACATATACCTGGAGCAGTAGTTGTCT GTTACTACCTGGCATCACTCTTGTGTGTGACAGCATTGATAAGGGCTTCCACAGCAGACCCAGGACGACTCGCTCAAGACCCCAAAATCCCCCTAGCAg AACGTGAACACTGGGagttgtgcaataaatgcaacCTTATGAGGCCAAAGAGGTCACACCACTGCAGCCGATGTGGTCACTGTGTGCGCCGCATGGACCACCACTGTCCCTG GATTAATAACTGTGTTGGGGAAGATAACCACTGGCTCTTTCTTCAGCTGTGTTTCTACACTCAGATCCTGAGTCTCTACACTCTTGTACTGGACTTCTGCCAGTACTACTACTTTCAGCCTCTAGACATTGCGGACAAG GAGTTATTTACGGCGCGTCACGAGTTGGCCCTCTTGCGTGCGTCCTGCTTCATGGGATTGATTATGTTCGGCGGAATGGGCAGCCTCTTCCACTCGCAGCTCACAGGAATCCTTTCT GACACAACCACTATAGAGAAAATGTCTCACTCCTTAGAAGGGAT CAGTGCTCATCGGTCGTGGCAGCAGTCCTTGGCCGAGGTGTTTGGCACGCGCTGGAAGCTCCTGTGGTTCCTGCCGTTCCGAAGCAGACGGCCACTGTACCCGAATTCCTCCTCCCACTTGAGCGTGTAG
- the LOC124386704 gene encoding zinc finger protein 174-like: MQTRRSSSALAVSGEVSLSFQDELAATIHRAFEVAVEIAVVEVSKLVSQALGDVRDQMQETLRENSYLKTRLQSAEVELDTARKGRKSKTEEEDENEEDDECGGGVESEFCDRQENKPKCESLCSGTAEIPTPQEAERLCRYDSGSERPDDCFCEIREDGSVRSRDLHGSASSAVQCCDQKSGPPHESLIPDNQQLVQHSQDIHGDQSPPSLEQPVCKKEENLEPPLEDASGEDSGDDEVNLDEDDDDDIRPSCSFNSEHDEEFVPDRLALVQSKLLEDWRPDPEAPQIDQNENANARPSHSLDAPDIIAAPVGVNPGFSASFDALYQSVARTHLVHPAPQNDDVQMRTNVPTRVHQCKICGHSFSRASDLRRHHSHRHRVRAANPAKVGSEGRPVKQQLFPPGCSPYHCNECGRDFNRMENLKTHLRIHTGERPYSCSVCGVRFRHSGALTRHFRIHTGEKPYVCGQCGKRFRNCGGLRFHQKSHATDRHMVLNCV; the protein is encoded by the exons ATGCAGACGCGTCGCAGCTCGTCGGCGCTGGCCGTGAGCGGCGAGGTGTCGCTTTCTTTTCAGGACGAGCTCGCGGCCACCATCCACCGAGCCTTCGAGGTGGCGGTGGAGATCGCGGTGGTGGAGGTGAGCAAGTTGGTGAGTCAGGCGCTGGGGGACGTGCGCGATCAGATGCAGGAGACGCTGCGGGAGAACTCGTACCTCAAGACGCGGCTGCAGTCCGCCGAGGTCGAGCTGGACACTGCGAGGAAGGGCAGGAAGAGCAAGACcgaggaggaggatgagaatgaggaggatgatgagtgtGGTGGGGGGGTAGAAAGCGAGTTTTGCGACCGACAAGAAAACAAGCCCAAGTGTGAAAGCCTATGCTCGGGGACAGCAGAAATCCCAACACCCCAGGAAGCGGAACGGTTGTGCCGATACGACAGCGGCTCTGAGCGGCCGGACGACTGCTTCTGTGAGATCCGTGAGGATGGAAGCGTTCGGTCACGTGACTTGCATGGCTCAGCAtccagtgcagtgcagtgctgTGATCAGAAGTCAg GACCACCACATGAGTCCCTTATTCCAGACAATCAACAACTGGTGCAACATAGCCAAGAcatacacggtgaccagagtcCACCATCTCTTGAGCAGCCAGTCTGCAAGAAAGAGGAGAACCTGGAACCACCGCTGGAAGATGCTTCTGGAGAAGACAGTGGGGACGATGAGGTCAATctggatgaagatgatgatgatgacattaGGCCGAGCTGCAGCTTTAACTCGGAGCATGATGAAGAGTTTGTGCCAGACAGACTTGCTCTGGTTCAGTCTAAACTGTTGGAGGACTGGAGGCCTGACCCGGAGGCACCACAAATTGATCAGAATGAGAATGCGAATGCCAGACCCAGTCATAGTCTTG aCGCCCCAGACATTATTGCTGCACCTGTTGGTGTTAATCCCGGCTTTTCAGCCTCCTTTGATGCTCTGTACCAATCCGTAGCCAGAACTCACCTTGTCCATCCTGCCCCTCAAAACGACGATGTCCAGATGAGGACAAACGTCCCGACTAGGGTTCACCAGTGTAAAATCTGCGGCCATTCCTTTAGCCGGGCCAGCGATTTGCGCAGACATCACAGTCACCGACACAGAGTGAGAGCTGCTAACCCGGCTAAAGTAGGAAGTGAAGGGAGACCCGTCAAACAGCAGCTGTTTCCTCCAGGTTGTAGCCCATATCACTGCAATGAATGCGGCCGAGACTTTAACCGCATGGAAAACCTAAAGACGCATTTGCGCATACACACCGGAGAACGCCCGTACTCTTGTTCTGTTTGTGGAGTACGGTTCCGACACTCAGGTGCACTCACACGCCACTTCCGTATCCACACGGGCGAGAAGCCGTATGTGTGCGGCCAGTGCGGGAAGCGTTTCCGGAACTGCGGCGGTCTGCGCTTCCACCAGAAATCCCACGCCACAGATAGACACATGGTTTTAAACTGTGTTTGA
- the zdhhc21 gene encoding palmitoyltransferase ZDHHC21 isoform X2 produces MKLRIHFVVDPMGWACLSMVLFIWLYNTILIPKLVLLPHYAEGHIPGAVVVCYYLASLLCVTALIRASTADPGRLAQDPKIPLAEREHWELCNKCNLMRPKRSHHCSRCGHCVRRMDHHCPWINNCVGEDNHWLFLQLCFYTQILSLYTLVLDFCQYYYFQPLDIADKELFTARHELALLRASCFMGLIMFGGMGSLFHSQLTGILSDTTTIEKMSHSLEGIAHRSWQQSLAEVFGTRWKLLWFLPFRSRRPLYPNSSSHLSV; encoded by the exons atgAAGCTGCGGATACACTTCGTGGTGGACCCCATGGGCTGGGCCTGCCTCAGCATGGTGCTGTTCATCTGGCTCTACAACACCATCCTCATCCCCAAGCTGGTGCTGCTGCCACACTATGCTGAAGGACATATACCTGGAGCAGTAGTTGTCT GTTACTACCTGGCATCACTCTTGTGTGTGACAGCATTGATAAGGGCTTCCACAGCAGACCCAGGACGACTCGCTCAAGACCCCAAAATCCCCCTAGCAg AACGTGAACACTGGGagttgtgcaataaatgcaacCTTATGAGGCCAAAGAGGTCACACCACTGCAGCCGATGTGGTCACTGTGTGCGCCGCATGGACCACCACTGTCCCTG GATTAATAACTGTGTTGGGGAAGATAACCACTGGCTCTTTCTTCAGCTGTGTTTCTACACTCAGATCCTGAGTCTCTACACTCTTGTACTGGACTTCTGCCAGTACTACTACTTTCAGCCTCTAGACATTGCGGACAAG GAGTTATTTACGGCGCGTCACGAGTTGGCCCTCTTGCGTGCGTCCTGCTTCATGGGATTGATTATGTTCGGCGGAATGGGCAGCCTCTTCCACTCGCAGCTCACAGGAATCCTTTCT GACACAACCACTATAGAGAAAATGTCTCACTCCTTAGAAGGGAT TGCTCATCGGTCGTGGCAGCAGTCCTTGGCCGAGGTGTTTGGCACGCGCTGGAAGCTCCTGTGGTTCCTGCCGTTCCGAAGCAGACGGCCACTGTACCCGAATTCCTCCTCCCACTTGAGCGTGTAG